One part of the Pseudoalteromonas aliena SW19 genome encodes these proteins:
- the tsaE gene encoding tRNA (adenosine(37)-N6)-threonylcarbamoyltransferase complex ATPase subunit type 1 TsaE has product MTRSFESHLNDEVATVAMGNQVAAIIEQGAVIYLHGDLGAGKTTFTRGVVQGFGHAGKVKSPTYTLVEPYELERANVYHFDLYRLGDPEELEYMGIRDYFSADAICVVEWPEKGGEFIPVPDLDITLSYVGNERKIVINSASDRGIAIVEKLNKKQ; this is encoded by the coding sequence ATGACGCGTAGTTTTGAATCACACCTAAATGATGAAGTAGCCACAGTCGCCATGGGAAACCAAGTTGCGGCTATTATAGAACAAGGTGCGGTGATTTATTTACACGGCGACTTAGGGGCTGGTAAAACAACCTTTACCCGTGGCGTTGTGCAAGGCTTTGGCCATGCAGGTAAGGTTAAAAGTCCGACATATACATTAGTAGAACCTTATGAGCTTGAACGAGCAAATGTTTATCATTTTGATTTATACCGTTTAGGCGATCCAGAAGAGCTCGAATACATGGGAATACGAGACTATTTTTCGGCAGATGCAATTTGTGTTGTTGAATGGCCTGAGAAGGGTGGCGAATTTATTCCTGTGCCTGATTTAGATATTACCCTAAGCTATGTGGGTAACGAACGTAAAATTGTTATTAATAGTGCGAGTGATCGCGGTATAGCAATTGTCGAAAAACTAAATAAAAAACAATAA
- the accC gene encoding acetyl-CoA carboxylase biotin carboxylase subunit produces the protein MLDKVVIANRGEIALRILRACKELGIKTVAVHSTADRDLKHVLLADETICIGRPAATESYLDIPRIIAAAEITDAVAIHPGYGFLAENADFADQVEQSGFVFIGPTGDTIRLMGDKVSAIAAMRKAGVPCVPGSDGPVSDDKERNMQIAKRIGYPVIIKAAGGGGGRGMRVVRSEAELIDSIALTQQEAKQFFGNGMVYMEKFLENPRHIEVQVLADGQGNAVHLGERDCSMQRRHQKVVEEAPAPGITAETRKFIGERCTRACIEIGYRGAGTFEFLYENGEFYFIEMNTRIQVEHPVTEMVTGIDLIKEQLKIAAGQPLSFTQDDVVIRGHAIECRINAEDPETFIPSPGKITRFHPAGGLGIRWDSHIYADYTVPPHYDSMIGKLITYGENRDVAIARARNALNELVIDGIKTNTPLHKRILADENFQNGGTNIHYLEKKLGL, from the coding sequence ATGTTAGATAAAGTAGTCATTGCAAACCGAGGTGAAATTGCACTTCGTATATTGCGCGCCTGCAAAGAGCTTGGGATCAAAACGGTTGCTGTGCATTCAACGGCGGATCGCGATCTTAAGCATGTATTGCTTGCAGATGAAACCATCTGTATTGGTAGACCAGCAGCCACTGAAAGTTATTTAGATATTCCGCGCATTATTGCAGCGGCAGAAATAACTGATGCGGTCGCTATTCATCCAGGTTACGGTTTTCTTGCAGAAAACGCCGATTTTGCCGACCAAGTTGAGCAAAGTGGCTTTGTATTTATCGGTCCTACAGGCGACACTATTCGCCTTATGGGTGATAAAGTATCTGCTATCGCAGCAATGCGTAAAGCAGGCGTTCCATGTGTGCCAGGATCTGACGGTCCGGTATCAGATGATAAAGAACGCAACATGCAAATTGCTAAACGCATTGGTTACCCAGTAATCATCAAAGCCGCTGGTGGCGGTGGTGGTCGTGGTATGCGCGTTGTTCGCAGCGAAGCTGAACTTATTGATTCAATAGCCTTAACACAGCAAGAAGCTAAGCAGTTCTTTGGCAATGGTATGGTTTACATGGAGAAATTCCTTGAAAACCCACGTCATATTGAAGTTCAAGTATTAGCGGATGGCCAAGGTAATGCAGTACATTTAGGTGAACGTGATTGCTCAATGCAACGTCGTCACCAAAAAGTAGTTGAAGAAGCGCCAGCGCCAGGTATTACAGCTGAAACACGTAAATTTATTGGTGAACGCTGTACACGTGCATGTATAGAAATTGGATACCGTGGTGCAGGTACGTTTGAGTTTTTATACGAAAACGGCGAGTTTTACTTCATTGAAATGAATACACGTATTCAGGTTGAACACCCTGTAACTGAAATGGTTACTGGTATCGACTTAATCAAAGAACAATTAAAGATTGCTGCGGGTCAGCCTTTATCGTTCACTCAAGACGACGTTGTTATTCGCGGTCATGCTATTGAGTGTCGTATTAATGCTGAAGATCCAGAAACGTTTATTCCGTCACCGGGTAAAATTACACGTTTTCATCCAGCTGGTGGGTTAGGTATTCGTTGGGACAGCCATATTTACGCTGACTACACGGTTCCACCACATTACGATTCTATGATTGGTAAGTTAATTACTTACGGTGAAAACCGTGACGTAGCCATTGCCCGTGCGCGCAATGCACTTAATGAACTTGTTATTGACGGAATTAAAACTAATACTCCTCTGCATAAGAGAATTCTTGCAGATGAGAACTTCCAAAATGGTGGTACGAACATCCACTATCTTGAGAAAAAACTAGGATTATAA
- the accB gene encoding acetyl-CoA carboxylase biotin carboxyl carrier protein, producing the protein MDIRKIKKLIELVEESGIAELEITEGEESVRINRNNMSAGPGYPQFAPQQYAPAPVAPVAAAPIAVEAAPAEPTGHQVKSPMVGSFYAAASPEAPAYVEVGQQVKVGDTLCIIEAMKMMNQIESDKAGTVRAILAENGEPIEFDQPLFIIE; encoded by the coding sequence ATGGATATTCGCAAGATAAAGAAGTTGATCGAATTAGTAGAAGAATCAGGTATCGCTGAGCTGGAAATTACTGAAGGTGAAGAATCAGTACGTATTAATCGTAACAATATGAGCGCAGGCCCAGGTTACCCGCAATTTGCTCCACAGCAATATGCACCAGCGCCAGTAGCCCCAGTTGCAGCGGCTCCTATTGCAGTTGAAGCAGCACCAGCAGAACCTACGGGTCATCAGGTTAAATCACCAATGGTTGGCTCTTTTTATGCAGCGGCCTCTCCAGAAGCGCCAGCGTATGTAGAAGTAGGTCAGCAAGTTAAAGTTGGCGATACACTTTGTATCATCGAAGCTATGAAAATGATGAATCAAATTGAATCAGACAAAGCAGGTACAGTAAGAGCTATTTTAGCTGAAAATGGCGAGCCAATTGAATTTGATCAACCTCTATTCATAATTGAATAA